The stretch of DNA GCTCGGCGTACATTCCACCATTGTTCGGCACCGCCGTGTATGTGTACGGCGGGCGCGTCTTCCTCCAGGGCGCCTTCGAAGAGCTGCGGCGCCGGCTGCCAGGCATGATGATCCTGATCGGGCTGGCGATCACCGTGGCCTTTGTCTTCAGCGTCGCCGTCACGCTGGGCTATCGAGGAATGGCGCTGTGGTGGGAGTTGTCGACGCTCGTCACCATCATGCTCCTGGGGCACTGGATTGAGATGCGGTCGATCTTCCAGGCGCAAGGGGCGCTCAAGGAGCTGGCACGGCTACTGCCGAACACCGCGGTACGCGTCAAAGGCGACACCACGGACGAAGTCGCGATTGCGGAGCTCCGAGACGATGACGTCGTATTGATCCGGCCTGGCGCCAGCGTGCCGGCGGACGGCATCGTACAGTCGGGCACGAGCGACGTGGACGAAGCGATGATCACCGGTGAGTCCAGGCCCCTGCGCAAGGAGCCTGGGGCCAAGGTCATTGCCGGTACCGTGAACGCCACCGGCTCACTGCGCGTCGTCGTCACAGGCACCGGCGATCGCACCGCGCTTGCCGGCATCATGCGGCTCGTCGAGCAGGCACAGGCATCGCGCTCGCGCGCGCAGGCGCTCGCCGATCGTGCGGCGTACTTCCTGACGCTGGTCGCGATTGGCGCGGGCACCCTCACGCTGATCCCGTGGACCGTCCTGGGCGCAGAGAAGGCCTGGGTCATCGAACGGGTGGTGACGGTGCTGGTCATTGCCTGTCCGCACGCGCTGGGGTTGGCGGTCCCGCTCGTGATCGCGATTTCCACGACGCTCGGTGCGCGTAGCGGGCTACTCGTCCGCGACCGGCGCGGCCTGGAAGAGGCTCGCACGCTGACGACCGTGATCTTCGATAAGACCGGCACGTTGACGCGCGGCGCGTTCCGTGTGGTGGACGTGGCGACGCAGGATGGCCTCGCGCCAGAGGAAGCCTTGCGATTAGCAGCGGCGCTGGAGCGCGATTCCGAGCACACGATCGCCCAAGGCATCGTCAAGAGCGCCGAGGAGCAGGGGATTGCGGTCCCGACTGCCGAAGACTTCCAGGCGATTCCCGGGCACGGCGTGAAGGCGCGCGTCGACGGCCGGGAGCTGCACGTCGGCGGCCCGGCGTTGCTCCGGCGTCTCGACGCAGCACCGGAGGCGCGGCTGCGCGAGGCAGCAGATCGCGCGGCCGCGCGCGGGCAATCAGCCATCTATCTGCTCGAGGGCGCCCGGCCGCTGGCGGTCTTTGCCGTTGCGGACGCAATCCGTGAGGAATCATTCGAAGCCGTGCAGAAGCTCCACGCGAACGGAATCGCTGTCGTAATGCTGACAGGCGATTCCAAGGCTGTGGCACAGGCCGTCGCCGACGAGCTCGGGATCGACAGAGTCTACGCAGAAGTGCTGCCTGATCAGAAGGCGGCGACGGTCGAGGAGCTGCAACGCCAAGGGAAGCGTGTCGCCATGGTCGGTGACGGGGTGAACGACGCACCTGCCCTGCTCACGGCAGATGTGGGCATCGCGATTGGTGCGGGTACGGACGTAGCAGTCGAAGCTGGCGACGTGGTACTCGTCCGGAACGATCCGCGTGATGTCGCGCGCATCATCGGGTTGAGCAAGGCGAGCTATCGCAAGATGGTGCAGAACCTCTGGTGGGCTGCCGGGTACAACGTGGTCGCGATCCCGCGGGCGGCTGGCGTGCTTGCGGGCCAAGGGTTCGTGCTACATCCGGCCGCTGGCGCCGTCCTGATGTCGGCGAGCACGGTGATCGTCGCGCTCAATGCGCAGTTGCTGCGGCGGGCGGTGCTGTGACCGGACCGCGCCATGAGGGCCGCATGGTGGCTATCGTGGTTCGTCGTCACTCAATGGTGTATGCCGTACTGCGCGTTCCACCATCCGCCGAACCTGGTTGTTCATCTGCAATGGCACCAGCGCTACGCCGGGGTGCAGCGTTCTGTAGACGCGGAAGATCTCATCAGCGAAAGCTGGTCCGATGGCATCAATACCCGTGAAGTCGAATAGAACTTCCTTGAATTTAGATAGCCGACCAAGCACGCGCTTCGCCTGCGATCGAGATACGAGTGGTCCCGATGCCTGCTCGGCCAGTTTAATGACGACACGTGTCCGGCTAAACGCGTAATCGTCCTGTGGCACCGCGTAATAGTCGAAGACCTCCTGAAGTGTCTGTTTCGAGGTCGGTGCTATTTGCATGGATACGGACGTTCCCTTCATCGGATCGTGCCGATCCTCGATAAGCCAGTCCTCCTGGTCCCTCCGATGGGTCAAGAACAGCTCACCTGAGAGAATCGAGAACTTGTCAAAGACTCGTGACGTGAAGAATACGCCCTCGCCTGTGTGATGGAGCTCATCCGTCGTCAGCTTGCCCTTCGACAGCTCAAAAACCGCTTCACGCTGATGCTCGAGATTCAGTTCTTCTTGGATCTTCCGAAAGATCCCAATTCCGATGTCGCGGACCTGAATCTCGACGGAATCGGGGCTCTTCTTCAAAGTGAGGAGCATCCGCGGCGATTCAGAATGGTCAACAACATTGTTGACGATTTCTGTGAATCCGTAATGGCAGATATCGAGGACATTCTTGCGGAGACCCGACAGAAACGGTTCGGCAAACTCCTGCCAGATCTGATGTTCCTCGGTTTGCTTGGAGACAGGAAAGGCGGCGTGCTTCTCAAACGCCAACAACTCATATCGTATGTTTCTAGTTCGACCTTCCCGCTTGAGAACACCCTTTCCAACAAGCTGCTTTAGGTGGTAATGCGCAGCCTGTCGGCTGATACCGAACCGCTCCGACACCACCCGCCCAATATCGACTGGATGAGCCTGGACTTCTTGAATGATGAACGCGCGAATCGCATCTCGTTCGCCTCGTCTCGACACCTCCCTATTGTCAAATGGACGGCCAGTATTGTCAAATAATATTACATTGTTTGTCAAATAACTGATGCGCTACCTGATCTGTAGGCTTCGGCCGCTCACAGCGCTCAACTACCGCTCTTCTCGACCCAGATCGGACTCGACCACGCCATCTCATTGCTTGGATATGCCCAGGCTCCTCTGGAGAACTCATCCACCTGAAAGACTCTAACGTAGTAGAAGCTGTCTTCGGTGAAGTCGTCGTCGATGTGCTCGAACGAGCCCGTTTCGGAATCCGGTTCGTGCTGCCAAATAGTTCGATAGCCGCGACTGTCGTGCTTCACGATCTCCACGGTCTGGATCTTGTTGGTGCCCGCCACCCTGACAACGATTTGGGGGGGCTGATCGGTGGCGTATTCCTCGCCCATATGGTGGCCGTCCGCGGTGACGCTGAGCAAGATGCGCACGCCGGAGGTGGCATAGGTGCGCCGGGCATCGAGGGCTTCCCAGATCGCCTCGCGTGTGTTGGACGATGTGAGCACGCCAACCAAGCCACCCGCCTGCTGAGTGGACGTCGTGTAGTTGTTGGCGCCGGGATGACCGATGTGATTATCGGAGGAGCCAATCACCCCGATGCGGTGTCCTCGATGCCAGGCGTATTGGTACGACCAGGGATTGTCGACGCCTTCCTCGAAGCGCTGTGGCTCGTCTCCCGGCTGTAGGAGGAAGCGGTTGTTCCACAACGAATAGATCTCGCCCACGCGGCGATACTTGTTGCTGACCTGGCTCCAGATCCTGTGGTCTGGTTGTGCCCACATCACGTGGGGAATCATGATGACCGGTTTGCCTTGCTCGTCGAAGGCGGCCCAGATGTCGCGTTGCGTCGGATAGTCGCGCTGGTTGAACGCTTTACCACCCCGCTCGGGATAGACGATCACGTGATGACCCTCCGAGGGCGCGGCGGTCCACTCGTAGGCGAAGAACGTCGTGAAGCGGCCGGGAACGTTGAATGAATCGGTGATCTGCTGGCTGCGCTCCCAGACCTGATCGGTGAACGCCGGGGCGTCGTGCTCGGCGGAGGACCCGAAATCGAGGCGAATGACATCGCGGAGGTAGGCGTAGGCGGCTTCCGCCGACGTGAAGTGACCACGATGATCTCCACCGGCCCCGGTGGTGGTGAATCCTTCGTGGTTGGTGCCGCTCCCGGTGTGGAAGTGGCTCTCGCCGAAGTAACGCCGCAGCCGCGGCAGCGCGTCGGAGACCTCCGAGTAGTTGCTGCGGCCATGCAGCTCGCCGGCGGTGACGTCGATGCGCTGAAATCCCAACGTCCCGTACTTGACGTTCTCGAAGACGTGCACGCCCGCGTCGGCTTCGGTAAAGGTATAAGGGCGGGGAAGCTCGATCCGAGGATCGGTGCTCGTGAGCGTGACGATGCCCCGGTAGCCGGTGGCGCGATTGCCAAACTGGTCCAGCAGGACGACGGCGAGATCGAACTCGGTATCGCGTTGCAGTTCCGCGGGCGCGACGGCGAAGAGCGTGCGAGCGGTCTGAGGAGCGATATCGACGGTCGGAAGCTCGGAGATCGATTGCCAGGGCTCCTGAGCGTTGCCTCTCCATTCCACTCGGACGGCAAGATCCCACGTGAGACTTTGAACGATGCCGACGTAGTCGATCTCGATGCTCTCCCCACCATCGAGCGAGGCGTCCATGACAATGCACTCGATGATGCCACCTGTCGCGCCACCAAGGGTGATGACGATCTTCGCGCCGTTCGACGCACGAGCCCGCACATACCCGCGTCCTTCTGGCGTGTTGGTTTGAGGCTGGTCCCAGTAAGACGGCGCGGTTTCGAGATACGCGACCGGCAGCTCGATCCGCACTCCACCACCCGCCACAATAGGCTGCTCCCCAACACTGAGCTCGAAGTGGACCTGCTGATGACTGCCCGCAAGCGCGCGCCGTGGATGAACGGTCATCCGTGGCTCCACGCCGGTGTCTCGCGCCTGGCCGCTGACCGAGGTGGTAGGCAAGATGCGCCACCCCCACAGCAACGGTGATAGGCCGAGCCACGCCATGAACGATCGCCGCGATGGTATCCAAGCTGTGTTCCGCTCGCTGGGTGAGCTCACCGTCCCTACGATGCGAGAGAGGAAGCGCATGCTATTCAATTGTGGTCTTGGTGAAATCGAGGATGTACGCGCCCAGCGGTGGCAGCTCGATGTTCACCGAGGCGCGGCCATTCTGAAACTGCCCGATCTCCTCGCGGCCCTCCTCCCCGATCCGATTGATGCGCCCGCTCTCTGGCAGGCGCTGCTCGGTCGCCGTCAGCGTGAAGCGCATGGGTACCGGTTTGTCGGTGATGTTGGCGACGGCCACTCCAACGTCTCCGTCCTTTGCGAGCCAGGCGCCGCACTGTACTGCGGGGAAGGAATTGTGCCAGGCGTTCGCTGCGCTGTCCTGGCCCGCATAGATTGAAAGCCGGAGAAGATCCGTCTTCACCTCAGGGACGTCGGTTCGGGGTGGGCGGAGGAAGCTGCCGTACAAAAGATACTTGAGCCCTTGATTCCGAAGACGCGCCAGTCGGAGCAGGTACGCGATCTGTTCGCCGCGCTCCTCGAGCTGCGACGGGAGGAAGTTGGCGATCATGGGCTGCAGCCCCCAGACGAACGCGCGCGCCTGCTCGAGGAGAAACTGACCGTTGTACCGTGCATCGAGCAACTGCAGGGCGTCGTTCGGAGCGGTTTCGGCCGGCCACAGATCGTCGTAGGGCGGCGCCGTGAGCGAAGAGTAGTTTCCGAAGCTGACGCCGTAGTCGTGGTACACGGCTTGGAAGAACGGAATGACCTCCCAGTCGCCGCCCGGCTCCAGGTACCGCTCGCGGCTCACCTGCAGCGTGAGGAACAGATCCAAGTGAGGCAGCCACGCTTCTCCGCAACCCTCGCCAGCCAGAATCAGGTCACGCGCACCCTTTGCACGCGTGCGGATGTCGCTCGTCAGCTTGGCGAACCCCGGAAGCCAGTAGTTACCGCCACCCGGAGGATGCCCGTGGTCCTGGCTGTAGCAGAGCACGCTGGAACACGCCTGATCCATGTACACGCCGTCGACGTCGTATTCCTGAACGGCCGCCTCCGCGAGCCCTGCATACTTGTCTCGCCAAAAGCTGGTCGCCATGCACATGGTCTGGCACTGAGCCTTGGTGAAGGTGTTGTAGACCTCGGACAGGAGCTCGCCATCGCGGTCGCGCACGGCAAACCGTTCCGCGTTCTCCGCCTTCCAACTGGGCGCCGGTGAGCACCAGAGGCGCTGGTTCATGTACACGATTGCACGCAGGCCCACCTCGTGTGCCTTTGCGAGGGCACGCCGGAAAGGTCCCGCCCCCTCGCGCGGCGGCAGGTACTCTGGAAACCCGTGATCGTAGGCGCAACCGTGCCACCAGTGCCAGAAGACGCGGACGGGAAGCCCCAGCTTCGAGCGGAGGAGCGCCGCAGGACCGAGGACGCCAGCGGACCTGCCTCGGTTCCACTCCCACAGCCCAGTCTCGAGCGCAGATGTCGGGACGAGCCCTCGAGCCAGTCGGCTCTCACGACACCACGCCTGCTCGATGCCCCAGGCGCGATAGCGTTCTGCCGCCGTGACCCAGTCGCCGGCGAAGGTGCCGATGAGCGCACCATAGGGCAGGGCGTAGCGACCGGAGCCGACCTCCGCTTGGCCCGGCGCGTTGCTCATCTCGTAGTTCATCATGCCG from Luteitalea sp. encodes:
- a CDS encoding heavy metal translocating P-type ATPase yields the protein MFRDRFWLTLALTIPTLIWSHELQAWLGYTAPVFPGSAYIPPLFGTAVYVYGGRVFLQGAFEELRRRLPGMMILIGLAITVAFVFSVAVTLGYRGMALWWELSTLVTIMLLGHWIEMRSIFQAQGALKELARLLPNTAVRVKGDTTDEVAIAELRDDDVVLIRPGASVPADGIVQSGTSDVDEAMITGESRPLRKEPGAKVIAGTVNATGSLRVVVTGTGDRTALAGIMRLVEQAQASRSRAQALADRAAYFLTLVAIGAGTLTLIPWTVLGAEKAWVIERVVTVLVIACPHALGLAVPLVIAISTTLGARSGLLVRDRRGLEEARTLTTVIFDKTGTLTRGAFRVVDVATQDGLAPEEALRLAAALERDSEHTIAQGIVKSAEEQGIAVPTAEDFQAIPGHGVKARVDGRELHVGGPALLRRLDAAPEARLREAADRAAARGQSAIYLLEGARPLAVFAVADAIREESFEAVQKLHANGIAVVMLTGDSKAVAQAVADELGIDRVYAEVLPDQKAATVEELQRQGKRVAMVGDGVNDAPALLTADVGIAIGAGTDVAVEAGDVVLVRNDPRDVARIIGLSKASYRKMVQNLWWAAGYNVVAIPRAAGVLAGQGFVLHPAAGAVLMSASTVIVALNAQLLRRAVL
- a CDS encoding DUF4325 domain-containing protein, with amino-acid sequence MSRRGERDAIRAFIIQEVQAHPVDIGRVVSERFGISRQAAHYHLKQLVGKGVLKREGRTRNIRYELLAFEKHAAFPVSKQTEEHQIWQEFAEPFLSGLRKNVLDICHYGFTEIVNNVVDHSESPRMLLTLKKSPDSVEIQVRDIGIGIFRKIQEELNLEHQREAVFELSKGKLTTDELHHTGEGVFFTSRVFDKFSILSGELFLTHRRDQEDWLIEDRHDPMKGTSVSMQIAPTSKQTLQEVFDYYAVPQDDYAFSRTRVVIKLAEQASGPLVSRSQAKRVLGRLSKFKEVLFDFTGIDAIGPAFADEIFRVYRTLHPGVALVPLQMNNQVRRMVERAVRHTPLSDDEPR
- a CDS encoding DUF3604 domain-containing protein, with translation MRFLSRIVGTVSSPSERNTAWIPSRRSFMAWLGLSPLLWGWRILPTTSVSGQARDTGVEPRMTVHPRRALAGSHQQVHFELSVGEQPIVAGGGVRIELPVAYLETAPSYWDQPQTNTPEGRGYVRARASNGAKIVITLGGATGGIIECIVMDASLDGGESIEIDYVGIVQSLTWDLAVRVEWRGNAQEPWQSISELPTVDIAPQTARTLFAVAPAELQRDTEFDLAVVLLDQFGNRATGYRGIVTLTSTDPRIELPRPYTFTEADAGVHVFENVKYGTLGFQRIDVTAGELHGRSNYSEVSDALPRLRRYFGESHFHTGSGTNHEGFTTTGAGGDHRGHFTSAEAAYAYLRDVIRLDFGSSAEHDAPAFTDQVWERSQQITDSFNVPGRFTTFFAYEWTAAPSEGHHVIVYPERGGKAFNQRDYPTQRDIWAAFDEQGKPVIMIPHVMWAQPDHRIWSQVSNKYRRVGEIYSLWNNRFLLQPGDEPQRFEEGVDNPWSYQYAWHRGHRIGVIGSSDNHIGHPGANNYTTSTQQAGGLVGVLTSSNTREAIWEALDARRTYATSGVRILLSVTADGHHMGEEYATDQPPQIVVRVAGTNKIQTVEIVKHDSRGYRTIWQHEPDSETGSFEHIDDDFTEDSFYYVRVFQVDEFSRGAWAYPSNEMAWSSPIWVEKSGS